Part of the Natronobacterium gregoryi SP2 genome, CGTCGTCGACCTCGTCGCTCGTCTTTCGTTGTTCGTTCGGGCTCACCTCGACGAGCGTCGGCTCCGTCATGAACTGGCCGGCAGCACTTTCGTCGTCGATCCGAATACCGTAGACCGTCACGAGCCGCTCGCCAGCCTCGAGCGTGTGAGTGAACTCGACGTGGTTGTCCTGAAATGCCGTCCAGTCGTCGCTGTAGTATTCGGGATGAAACCCGATTTTGTCCATCGGGAACGAGTCCGGGATCTCTTCTGAGAGGCGAAATTCGACCTTACTGTCGCGCCCGGACTCGATCTCGAAGCGGATCGCAGGGACGGGAAACTCTTCCGCAGTAAACGTCTTTGTAACGTTTAGCCCGTCGGCACTGACTTCGATGACGTCGTCCGCGTCGGCGATGCTACTCATGGGACTAACGTTACCGCACCATTATTATAAATGGTGCGGGGAACTGTGACGAATTATACGTCGGTCCGGTCTCCAATCTCGACGACCTCGAGTCGTTCGGGAGAGTCGAAACTCGCAGCGTGGTGGTGGAGGACGGTTGGGTCGGCGGTCAGCCCTTTCCACATGTCCCAGTGGCTGGGCAGCAGCCGGTCGAGCTGGAGGGCAGAAGCAGCCTCGACGATCTGGTTCTCGTCGTTGTACCAGCGGGTGCGCTTGGGTTCGCGGGTTTTCTTGTCTGGAATCTGGCCGACGGTGCCGAACGCGAGCACGCCGAGGTCGATGTCGTACTCCGCACCGATCCGGTCGAACGCGTCACCGGGCTTCGTATCGCCACCGTGGAAGAAGGTACCTGCCTCGTGTTCGATCACGTAGCTCACCGGGTGGGTCGCGTCCGGGTCGTGGGCGTCCTCGACGTGGATCGTGAACTCACCAACTTCGAACGTCTCACCTTCTTTGATAGCCGAAAACTGATCTTCGGAGACGTCCCACCCTTCGGTCCAGTTCTCGTCTTCCCTGGCGACGGCCAGGCTGTCGTCGGGCGCGTAGAACGTCGCACCCGTGTTCTCGAGGATCGGTGCCTGGCTCGGCCCGTGGACGTGGTCCGTGTGCTCGTGGGACGCGAGGACGGCGTCGGCTTCGGCGACATCGTCGGGGTCGAACGGTACCGGTATCATCCGAACCGTTCGTGGCGGATCGCCGAGCCCAAGATAGGGGTCGACGAAGACGGTCGTCCCTTCGGCTCCTTTGAGGACGAAGCCGTTGCAGCCGAGATACCAGACGGCCACACCGTCCGGCGTCGCTTCCTCGACGTCGCGTACGAGCCAGTCTCCCCAATCGCTTTGCATACTCGAGAGTGCGTGGACCGTCTGGGTAAGTGTTGTCGTCTCCGGTGAGAGTCGCCCGACCGCGCCTACGGCAACTACCGGACCGAAAAGACCTTTCGTGGCCGTCGGCGGTCCAGACGGCCACGCTATGCGTGTGCGTGCCCGGTTTGTCGCCCGAGTCGTCGATCCAGGATCGGCAGGCGACGTCACCCTCGCTCGCCGACACCTGATTCGAATCGGCGTCGTGCTCGAGCAGTCCTCCGTCGACCAGCGCCGCCAGGTGACCGTGGACGAGCGACGCGTGGACGCGATCGATCGACTCCTGGGTCACGTCCGTTCGGTCGTCGTCCCCTCGCGGGCGGCGACGGCACGGGCGAGTTCGGCCGCCGTCAGCGATCGGTCCGCGTCGCCGAGCACGGAGACGGCAGCCAGTCGTCGCGGCTCCGCGAGTGTGCGAAACGCCGCGTCGAGTTTGTCGCTCGAGGCGTCTGTTCGACCGGTGATCTTGGAACGGAACTCTGCGGACTAAAAAAAGTCCAGAACTGCTCGAATTGCGTCGTTCCAAGGCAATTTACCAGGTGCCGTGGAACGTATCGAAAGAGAGTTCCTCGAGCGGTTCGTTCCCCACTGCAATCTCGTACTCGCCAGGGGTGAGCATCGGTTTGTGGAACTGCGGCCCGTCGTCGGTGGTAATCCGCGGACAGCCGGTGTTGACGAACGCGTCCATGTCGAAGTTCCGGAGGCGATCTGGCGTGACCTCGTCCATCGTGATGAGGTAGGCGTCGTCGTTGTCGGCGAGGATCTCTTGGGCTTGCTCCCAGCGGCCCTGACCGATCTTGGTACAGAAGATGACGCCCCACTTCTCGGCATCCATCGCCTTGTGGACCGAGGCGTATCGCTGTTTCATGAACTTCTCCGTGTCGGCGACGGTGACGACGTTGTTGACGGGGTCGGCGATGACGACGTGCTTGTCGGGGTGTTCCATCGCCAGCCCAAGCGGGTGGAACTTGCCGCCACCGACGTACAGCACTTGCTCTGCGGGCACGTCCGCGCTCGCGTAGTTACAACCCAGGACCTGTCCCTCGTGGGTCAGGCGCTCGTCGCCGCGACGGCTGTGAACCTCGTACCCCCGTTCCTCGAGGAACTCGGACATCTCCTCGTAACAGTTCATGTGCTGGGCCGTGGTGACGAGGCCGACGCCTTCGGTCTCCTCGGGGTCCTCGAGAGTGTCGAGCGCTTCTTCCATGATCGGGAGTACCTCGACGTTCGAGAACAGCGGGACGTAGATCACCTTGTCCGTGTTTTTCATCGGTGAGTGTCCGAAGTGGACGAAGACGTCGGTGCGTTTCATCAGGTAGGTGTCGAGATCACAGGCGCCATAGCAGGGTTGGCCGGACAGCATGAAGGTCACACCGTCGCCTGCGAGTTCTCGAAGGTCGTCTGCCACCTTCGGTCCGCGGCGTTTCAACCCCTCCGGGAACTGCAACCCGACCGTCTCGGCGTCTCGCTCCTCGATCGCGTCGACGATCTGCTCGAGTTCGTAGTCCCACTCGCGATCGTGTTTGAGACGCATTCCGGTGTTCCGAAGGTCCCCTTCGGTGTACTCCGACTCCTGACTCATTGACCGCGTTAAAAGCCACGGACGTATAACGGCGGCGCTTTGTGGCTCTCGTTTTCGATCTTGGTACTGGCGACCCAACAGTCATAGTACTTGAGTCTAAACAGGGGTATAATGTCAGCTGCGGAGTCCACAGACGGGTATCTCTTCGACCTCTACCGTCGGTACATTGGCGAGCCGGAGGATCGGACCGACGTCTACGTCGGCTTCGGACTGTTCCTGGGTGGCGTTGGCTTCGCCGTCGTTGCCCTGCTGCTTTTCCTCTGGAGTACGACGTTCGAGGCTCGCTCGGCGGAGTACTTCGCCTGGGTCGAGCCGGCCTACATGATCGCGATGGTATCGGTACCGGTGGCGCTTCTCGGTGTCGTCGTGTTGTTGCCATCGGAACGGCGGATGCTCTATACGTCGATCGCTGGTGTCGCGATCACCGTCGGTGCCGTGGTCGGTTTCTACGTCGCCTACCCAGAGAACTGGCTGTACGGCGAGAACTACACCGTCGAAATCGTCGCAACCTACGCCGTCGGACTCGCCGGCGTCGCCGCCTCGACCGGCGCGGCACTGATCGCACATTATCTCGATATGGCCCAGACCGTCGACCGCCTCGAACAGGAGGTCGAGGAGACGGAGTCTGCAACGTACACTGACGAAGAGATCCAGCAGGACATCGACGATGCGATGGCAGATGTCGAACTCTCCTGGGGCGGCGTCGAGAAGAACGACAACACCCGTCTGACGTTCTCGGATCACGAGTTCGACGACGTCGAGGTCGACACGGACGCCGGAACGACTACCACGCGATCCACCGGAATCGACTCCCAGGTCGCCAGTCTCAAGGGGCTGAAAAGCGGTGAGTCGAAGACGACCACCTCGAGTGCGACTGTCGACGAGCAGACCGAGAAACTGCGCGAACTCCGCGAGCAAAAGCGGGCAGAAGACGAGGCTGCGACTGGAGAGACTGATGTGAAAGCCAGGCTTACTTCGATCGTCGACCGTTTGCGGGCGATCCTCGGTAGCGGGTAACAATACCTTACTTTCCAGCACAGACTATATTTACTTTTAATGCGAGATTGAAATTAATAGACATAGATTTATAATCCATCGGCCTCCTTGCTCAACTATGGCCAAAGGCCTAGACGTCGGAACGATGAACATCCTGTCTGCACAGCAGGATGGCAACGACACGGTTTTTGTGCAACAGCGTAACTCCTTCGTAGAAATCGAGTACTCGGATATGGCCGAGCAGATGCTCTCGCGAAGCGAAGTTCTCCACATTCGCAAAGACGACAAAGTCTACGTCGTCGGGGACGACGCCCTGAACTTCGCGAACATCTTCAACAAGGAGACTCGTCGGCCGATGAAACACGGAATCCTCTCGAACGACGAGCAGAGCGCGATTCCGATGATGAAACTCATCATCGAACAGGTCGTCGGCGAACCCACCTATCCCGACGAGAAGCTCTACTTCTCGACGCCGGCCGATCCGATCGACTCCGATCTCTCGACGCTGTACCACCAGAAGACGATCGAATCGTTCCTCAACGACATGGGTTACGACGCAGAGCCCATCAACGAGGGGATGTCGGTCATCTACAGCGAGCTCGCGGACAACAACTTCACCGGGCTGGGCATCTCCTTCGGTGCCGGCATGACCAACGTCTGCCTGTCCTACTACGCCGTCCCAGTCATGAAGTTCTCCGTCGCTCGCGGTGGCGACTGGATCGACGAACAGGCCGCTCGAGCGACGGGCACGCCCGTCGATAAGGTAACCTCGATCAAGGAAGACGACTTCGAACTCGACTTCACGACCGACGTCGGCGGCGTCGAGGGTGCGCTGTCGATCTACTACGAGAACCTGCTCGACTACGTCATCGACAACATCGTCTCGGAAGTCGACGACGAAGATGTCGAGGAAGGACTCGACGTCCCTGTCGTCGTCACCGGTGGGACCTCGAGTCCTGACGGGTTCGAGGAACTGTTCCGTGACCACCTGGAGGAGGCGGACATTCCGTTCTCGATCAGCAGCGTGAGCCACGCCAACGAACCGCTCTACAGCGTGGCACGTGGCGGTCTCGTCGCTGCACGGTCCGACGAGGACGTCGATCCGCAAGAGGCAGCCAGCGACGAAGCGACGGAAGAAGAAGACACAGAAGCCGCCGCTGCAAACGAGTAACGGCCTCGTCTTTCCATCGCAGCGTTTCGTACGGTCTGCTGTAACGATGGACAGTCACATCCCCGATCGGTCGTGGGTGTGCCGTCACACGCTGTGAGCATCACTGATTGTTGCCCCGGCGTGAGCACCGGTCCTCATGGCGGAGGCGTCATACGGAACGCTGTCCCGATGGAACTGACTGCCAGCAAACGGTATCAGTCGATACGCCCTGGACTCTGTACGGACCGCTGTACGTCGTTGACGGGACAACCGCTTTGGCTCCCCTCGACGAAGCGAACGCGTCAACGCAAGCGAGCAGGGTGGCCATTGCCCGACGTCACTCTTCGTAGAATCGGTTGAACGCATCCCGCCAGGATTCGTGATCTTCATCCTCGGGCTCGTGTTCGACGGGAATGTCCGCGTACTCGCAGTGTGGACAGGTAATAGTCGAGGCCTCACCGAGGGTGAGTTTCTCGAGCGAGCCCTGGCATCGGGGGCACTCGTCCATACGTAGTCGTGCCACGGGCCGTCCTTAACTCTATATGAAATTGTCTCGATACTGAACGTTCGGCCGGCATGCACAGGCTTGCCCGACCAAAATATAACTATTACGAATCCAGAAAGGCTTTTGTATGCTGTCTATGTATATAGTGGTGATGAGTACCACTTCCGCTCCCGACCGGCCGTCGCCGATCGAGTGTCGTAGCCAGACGGACGTTACCCCCGTGCGTATCGACGCGACCGCCCTGGAGTCGACCGCACCTGGCTACCTCCGCGACCTCAAACGCGAACTGGCGGAGGCAGACCTCTCCCCTGCTTCGCTGACCCTCGAGACGTGTTTCGAGGAGGACTGCTCGCTGGCGACCCAGGAGGAAGTCGACCGCATCCGGAGTCACGTCCGTGCGGGCGCGTTCCTCGGTGTCGGCTCCGTCGTCGTCTCGATTTCGGGCGTCGAAAACCCCGAGAAGGTTCGCCCCGCACTCGCGGCCTGTGCCGAACGAGCGCAGCGAGACGGTGTCGTACTAGAACTCGAGGGTCCTATCACGCTCGAGCACTAACCTGGCCTCGATGGCACCGTCTCGGCGGACGCTCGCTCGCGAACTCGAGTCGCTGGCTGATTTTCCCGATCCATCTCCCGACCTCGAACAGTACCTCACGCCGCCCGAAGTCGCGGCTCACGTCTGTCATCTGGCTGGCCTCCAGGGTGATCTCGAGCGGCCCGTGGTCGACCTCGGGACGGGGACAGGCATGCTCGCAATCGCGGCCTCGCTTGCGGGTGCAGATCGAGTGCTCGGAATCGATGTCGATCCCGACGCGCTCGCGAGAGCCCGTGATAACGCCGCTCGAGTCGGCAGCGACATCGAGTGGACGGTTGGCGACGCCACCCGCCCACCGGTCGCTTCGGACGAGTCGAACGTCACTGTCGTCGCCAACCCGCCTTTCGGTGCACAGCGGGGGAACCGACACGCCGACCGGGCCTTCCTCGAGACGGCACGGTCGATCGCGGCGGTCTCGTACACGATCCACAACGAGGGAAGCAAGGAATTCGTCGAGTCCTACGCCGCCGACGAGAGCGGTGAGGTCACCCACGCCTTCCGTGCGCCGTTCCCGATCGAAAAGCGGTTCGACTTTCACACAGAAAAGCAGGCAACGCTCGAGGCGGAAGTGTTTCGGATCGAGTGGCGGTAGTCTTTTTTGCTGTGGCCGCTGATCCGGCTTCGACGCGACTGGGTCAGGTCTCGTCAGATCGCTACTCGAATGTCGCCGCGGAATACGTCTGGAGTGGTGTCTCCCCAGTCGGACGGCGACTGTGAGATTTATGGGCTCCGTAGTGGTGGAGCTCCGTATCATGTCTAGCGCTACCGGCGAGGAAGAGTCACCACAGGTCAGGAGAATCGAACACGACGAGTTCGATCCGCTGGGGACGCTCGCGTTGATCGCGCTTTATTTTGCCATCCTCGTGCTTCTCTGGACGTTTACGTACTTCGTCGAGTTCCTCGGTAATCCACCGACACCGGGGGTTCTCTTATGAAGATCCACCAGTACGAGCGACTGTGGCTCGTCGGCGCGATGGTGTTGATCGTCGGCTTCATCCTGACGATCACGTACGGATCGGTCGGACTCGGGATCTCCATGGTAGACGACGAGGCAGACGCGCTCGCACCGGGTGACATCGGCGAGGACGAACGCTTCGAGGAGCCGCGAGTCGAACAGGTCGGTGAGAACCAGTACGAAGTGTACGTCGTCGCGATGACCTTCATCTTCCAGCCCGATCCGATCGAGATCCCCGCCGAGAGCGAGGTCACGTTCTACGTGACGAGTCAAGACGTCATTCACAGCTTCACCGTCGTCGGCACCAACACCAACACGATGGTCATCCCCGGCGAGGTATCCACACTGACCGTCGAGTTCGACGACCCCGGTGAGTACGGAGTCATCTGCAACGAGTACTGTGGCTCCGGCCACCACGACATGGAAGCCCAACTGTTCGTCCTCGAGGACGGGGAGTTCGACCTGACCGAACTCGAGGTCGAGGCAGACGAAGCAGTCGCTTTGGACGAGGAGATCGAACTCACCGCGACGGTCGAGAACAGACAGTTCGACTCGATCGAGGAGACGGTGACGATAGAAATCGGTGAGGAATCGTTCGAGGAGACGATCTCGATCGACGGCGAGGAGAGTGAGAACGTGACGGTCACCGTCGACGCCGACGACCTCGAGGGGGACGATCACGACTGGGCAGTCGAAGTCACAGACGAGAGCGAGAGCGGAACGGTAACTGTCGGTGAGGAAGATGGGACCGATACCGACGGCGAGCACGACGCTGGAGGTGACGGCGATGGCTGAGACGTTCGCTGACGAGTACCCTTCGCAAGCTCGCCACGTTCGGATGGCGTTCTGGACGTCGTTTCTCGCACTCGGCGTCGGCGCGTTCTTCGGACTCCTGCAGGCGCTCCACCGGACGGAGATCCTTCGAGTAGTCGATTCGAGTAGTCGAGTCGCCGACCTACTACACTCTCCTGACTGGACACGGCGTCTTCCTGGTAATCACGTTCACGATCTTCTTTCTCGTTGGCCTCTACCAGTGGGCGGTCACGGATAGCCTCACGCGCCCGCCGGTCGACATGCGCGTTACTTGGGCGTGGTACAGTCTGATGTCGATCGGCACCCTGCTCGCGGCGTTTGCGATCCTCGCCGGGTTCACCGACGCGATCGACGTGAGCGCCGACGTCCTCTTTACGTTCTACGCGCCGCTGCAGGCTCATCCGCTCTTCTACGTCGGACTGGTCCTGTTCGTCGTCGGTACCTGGCTCGCTGGCGTCGACTGGTTCCGGACCTGGTGGGCCTGGAAGGGTGACAATCCGGGAAAGCGAATCCCGTTGCCGACGTTCATGGTACTGACGACGATGATCATGTGGTACATCTCCTCGATCGGCGTCGCCATCGCTATCCTCGCGTTCATCCTGCCGTGGTCGCTTGGTATCGTCGAGTCGCTGAACCCGACGCTGACCCGGACGCTGTTCTGGTACTTCGGTCATCCGGTCGTCTACTTCTGGCTCCTGCCGGCGTATCTGCTGTGGTACATTCTCCTACCGAAACTCGCGGGTGGCCGACTCTTCAGCGACCCGCTCGCTCGCGTCGTGTTTATTCTCTTTGTCCTGCTGTCGACGCCGGTCGGCATCCACCACCAGTATCTCGACCCCGGGATCTCCGAGGGGTTCAAATTCATCGCGATGACGAACACCATGTTTCTGCTGTTACCGAGCTTGCTGACTGCCTTTACCGTCGTCGCCAGTATGGAACACGGTGCCCGTCAACGGGGCGGCGAGGGCTACTTCAACTGGCTGGGGGCGTTACCGTGGCGCGATCCGGCCTTTACAGGGATGGCGCTTGCCGGTCTCGTCTTCGCTTTCGGTGGCTTCACCGGAATCGTCAACGCCGGGATGAACATCAACTACCTCGTCCACAACTCCCTGTGGGTGCCCGGTCACATCCACACGCAGGTCGGAACTGCCGTCGCCCTGACGTTTATGGCCGGCTCCTACTGGCTCGTCCCACAGCTCACGGGTAACCGACTCGTCGGCAGGCAGGTCGCGCTACTCCAGGTCGTCCTCTGGTTCGTCGGCATCGTCTTCATGACGAACTCGATGTATCGCGGCGGCCTGATCGGCATCCCGCGACGGACGGCCGAACCGGAGTACGAGGGGTTCCAGTACGACATTGCGGTCGGCTCGATCGGCGAGATCCGTGCCCAACTGGTACTCGGCGGCGTCCTCCTGTTTCTCTCCGCCATGCTCTTTCTCGCAATCGTCGTCCTCACCGTCTTCAACGCTGACAGTGAACCAGTCGACGACAAGTCGATTCCGCCCGCCCTTTCGGGCCCTGAAGACTCTCCAGCAGTGCTCGACAACCTGAAACTGTGGGTCGCAATCGCCCTCGTGCTCGTCGCCTTTGCGTACGCGTTCCCGCTCGCGAACATCGTCTCGAGAGGTGGGCTGTTCGGTCCCGACATCCGGCCGTTCCCCGTCTGGATCGATCCAGCGGTGTTCGTACAGACAACTTACGACGTGCTCGCCGGCCCGTACAGCCCCTAGGTCTAATTCCGGGCACGTCCTATGGTCGGTCGATGCGTCTCTCTCGAGCCCGACTGCTCATCCTGATCGGGCTCTGGCTCGTGATCCTCGTCGAGTTACGAACGGTGTTTGCCTTCTTCGACATCTACATTTCCGTCGGCGAGACGGTCGCGATCGGCGTGGTCGTGCTCGTCTTGCTCGTCCTCTGGGCGGTCTGGCCTGCCGACGACGCGGAGTGACAGTCTCATCCGGCTCCCTGTCGGTCAGTGCCGGCCCGGCCCACCCACGGCCCAAGCGGGCACACCGATTGAGACGGACTGCTGTCCCGATCTACCGGCGCGACCGCGAGCACTCCTGCGGTCGCGCCGGAACTGGCGTCCAGCAAACCGTCTGATCGGGACGGCAATTCGTCTCACTCCTCGAGATGACTGATCCGGGCGTAGCGGCTTGCTCGCCACCCGGCAAGAAGCGCGACCAGTGTGCCGACCACGAGCGCAACGGCGAGACCGACGACGTAGACGCCCGACGGCGTCCGGACGAGGTCGTCGAAGCTGACGACCTCGGTACCGATCCGGTTCAGGCCAGTTGCGAGCACCGGCGTCGCGGCGAGACCGGCGAGGCCGCCGAGCAGGCCGATAACCAGTCCCTGTGCGCCGATGGTTCCTGCGAGAAACCACCTCGAGAGGCCGAGTGCCCGAAGTGCAGCTAGTTGTTCGCGCTGCTGGGCGGCGACGAGGGCGAACAGATTGACTGTCAGGACGACGCCGCCCAGTACCGCGAGCCCGACCAGCGTCGCGCCGCTTGCGACTACGAGCGGTTGGTCGCCGATCATGGCCGCGACTTGCTCGTCGCTCGAACGGACGTCGTACTCCGGGTAGGACGCGTCGAGGTCGGCTGCGACCGTTTCCCGGTCGGCGTCGTCGGCCACGTCGGCGGTCAAGAAGGTCGCACGATCGGTTCCGGCGGTGCCGGCGACGGCCTGGAGGTCGACGAGTGGCATCGTCACCGTCTCCGACCCGAGATACTGCGAGTAGTAGTCCGAGATGCCGGCGACGGTAAACTCGTACTCCGGTGCCGTCTGGCGGCTGGTGCCGACGTACAACGTGTCGCCGACTGCGGCGTCGAGGTTCTCTGCGACGCGAGGATCGAGCACGATTTCGTCGGTCGTCGGCTGATTGTGGAGACCGTCGGTCTCGTAGACCTCGTCAGGAGTCTCGAACCCCTCCCCATCTTGGAAGTCGAACCCGTCGTGGGTCTGCTGTACGCCGACTGCCGGCCGTCGTTCCAGTGCGTCGGGGTCTGTCCCGACGTACACGTCCTGCAGGCCGATTGGCGACGCGGCGGTAACGTCGTCGCGCCCGGCGAGTTCTGCGGAGGTGGCGTGTGCGCCGACGATCGGGTTCTCAGTTCCGGTCGCAGCAGGATCGATGGGCTCACTCGAGATCCAGATGTCTCGGTCTGCGTTGTCGAGCCCGTCCTCACCTGTTTCGACGACGCCGACTCCCAGTCCGGCAAGCAGCGTCACTGCGAGGACCGCGAGTGCGACCGCGAAGACGGCGAGTGCGGTCCGACCGGGCGAGCGGCGAAGCTGGGCGGCAGCGACGCCGACGACCGCTCGCGTCCGAACGAGAACGCCGAGTGTCATCGCCCCACCTCCTGGAGGACGGACGTTCGGGCAGCGATCGCGAGCGGATAGGGAACGGCTACCAGTCCCGACACGACCCCGACGACGACGGCGTAGGGGACGAACAGGGGGTGGGCTTGTGCAACTGTGCCCGACGCCACGGTCGAGGCGGCGACGACGTTGAGGAGTTCGATACTGGCGACACCGAGTCCAGCGCCAAGCAGTGCGCCACACAGCGTCGTCACCACCGTCGAGAGTCCAACCACCACGAGTCGGCTGTGTGTCGGGAAACCGATCGACTCGAGGACGGCGAGCGTTCGACGGTCCTCGTCGACGGTCATCCCGGCGGTCGTCGCGACGAACGACGTACAGATAGTCAGGCCGACGAGCAAGGCGAGGAGGCTGGTCGCGAACGCGAGGCCGTCGTCGAACAGCGCCGAAGGGTCGGTTGCTCGATCGGTCTCGACTGCGGCGTCGGGGTAGGCTTCACCGGCGGCGTCGACTGCGGCGTCCTCGTCGCCCCACACCAGCACGCGATCGGCGAGTTCGCCGTCTGCAGCGCCCGACGCCGTCTGGAGTTCGCTCAGATGAACGAGCGCGACGGGTGCTTCGTTCTCGTCGTCGTCCGGCCCGTTCTCGACGGCGGTCACAGTCACTGCCGACGACGCCGCGGCGGCCTCCGGGACCTCGAGTCCCGCGACGGCGAGGGACTCGCCCTCCGTCGCCCCGAGTCGGTCGGCCGCAGCAGTCGAGAGCACGATCTCGCGTTGTCGTGGACCGTCGTACGTGCCGTCTCCGTAGTGTGGATCGGCCGGCTCGAGTCCGTCTGTCGACAGTCCGGCGACGGTTCGTGGGTCGTCGTCCGGCACGACGCCGACCACGAGTATCGTCCGTGGTTCGCCGTCGCCGTCCGCAGACGCTAACCGCACTCTCTCGATCAGTACTGGCGATGCGTGGTCGATCTCGTCGGCGTCCCCGATGGTCTCCGCGCGCTCGTTCGTCGCGCCGAGTTGGGGGCCTTCGACGCCGTCGACGGTCGAGATTGTGCCCGTTCCCTCCGGAACGACGGTCACGTCGGCGTCGTCCTCACTCGTGACGCCGCCGTCAGCCAGTGCCAGTGCCATCCCCGTCACGACCAGAAGTAATGCGATCGTGAGTGCAACGGTGAGCGTCATCGCCGCAATCCTGCCGGACCTGGTGTGGGTGGCCCGTTTCCACAGCCGGCCGGCCGAAAGCGAGACGACGCCAGCCCAGCGTGACCGTCGACTCCCGTCGTCAGCCCCCATCCGTCACCACCCGGCCGTCACGGAGCGGAACCACGCGATCGGCGACCGACAGCGTGGCCTCGTCGTGAGAGGCGACGAGGACCGCTCGGCCACCGTCACGACCGACGTCGGTCAACAGTTCGAGCACGTCGCTTCCCGTCGCGGTGTCGAGTTCGCCGGTCGGTTCGTCCGCGACGATGACGTCCGGGTCGGCCGCAAGTGCCCGTGCGAGCGCTACCCGCTGCCGTTCGCCGCCACTCAACTCCCCGGGAAGGTGGGTCGTCCGATCCGCGAGTCCGACCTCCTCGAGCAACTTCTCGGCTCGGTCGCGCCGGTTCGAGCGTCCGACGCCGGTCTGGACGAGCGGCAGGGCGACGTTCGCGCGGGCAGAAAGCGAGGGTAGCAAGTGAAATCGCTGGAAGACGATCCCGACGTGGTGTCGACGCAGTCGCGTTCGCGTCCGGTCGGAGCGGTCGGTAAGGTCGGTCCCCAACAACGCCACCGTCCCCTCGGTCGGCACCAGCAGCCCCGCGACGGCGTGGAGAATCGTCGACTTACCGCTCCCACTCGGTCCTTTCAGGCCGACGACTTCGCCCGTTCGGACCGAA contains:
- a CDS encoding MBL fold metallo-hydrolase, which encodes MQSDWGDWLVRDVEEATPDGVAVWYLGCNGFVLKGAEGTTVFVDPYLGLGDPPRTVRMIPVPFDPDDVAEADAVLASHEHTDHVHGPSQAPILENTGATFYAPDDSLAVAREDENWTEGWDVSEDQFSAIKEGETFEVGEFTIHVEDAHDPDATHPVSYVIEHEAGTFFHGGDTKPGDAFDRIGAEYDIDLGVLAFGTVGQIPDKKTREPKRTRWYNDENQIVEAASALQLDRLLPSHWDMWKGLTADPTVLHHHAASFDSPERLEVVEIGDRTDV
- the dph2 gene encoding diphthamide biosynthesis enzyme Dph2, whose product is MSQESEYTEGDLRNTGMRLKHDREWDYELEQIVDAIEERDAETVGLQFPEGLKRRGPKVADDLRELAGDGVTFMLSGQPCYGACDLDTYLMKRTDVFVHFGHSPMKNTDKVIYVPLFSNVEVLPIMEEALDTLEDPEETEGVGLVTTAQHMNCYEEMSEFLEERGYEVHSRRGDERLTHEGQVLGCNYASADVPAEQVLYVGGGKFHPLGLAMEHPDKHVVIADPVNNVVTVADTEKFMKQRYASVHKAMDAEKWGVIFCTKIGQGRWEQAQEILADNDDAYLITMDEVTPDRLRNFDMDAFVNTGCPRITTDDGPQFHKPMLTPGEYEIAVGNEPLEELSFDTFHGTW
- a CDS encoding DUF7139 domain-containing protein → MSAAESTDGYLFDLYRRYIGEPEDRTDVYVGFGLFLGGVGFAVVALLLFLWSTTFEARSAEYFAWVEPAYMIAMVSVPVALLGVVVLLPSERRMLYTSIAGVAITVGAVVGFYVAYPENWLYGENYTVEIVATYAVGLAGVAASTGAALIAHYLDMAQTVDRLEQEVEETESATYTDEEIQQDIDDAMADVELSWGGVEKNDNTRLTFSDHEFDDVEVDTDAGTTTTRSTGIDSQVASLKGLKSGESKTTTSSATVDEQTEKLRELREQKRAEDEAATGETDVKARLTSIVDRLRAILGSG
- a CDS encoding cell division protein FtsA, which codes for MAKGLDVGTMNILSAQQDGNDTVFVQQRNSFVEIEYSDMAEQMLSRSEVLHIRKDDKVYVVGDDALNFANIFNKETRRPMKHGILSNDEQSAIPMMKLIIEQVVGEPTYPDEKLYFSTPADPIDSDLSTLYHQKTIESFLNDMGYDAEPINEGMSVIYSELADNNFTGLGISFGAGMTNVCLSYYAVPVMKFSVARGGDWIDEQAARATGTPVDKVTSIKEDDFELDFTTDVGGVEGALSIYYENLLDYVIDNIVSEVDDEDVEEGLDVPVVVTGGTSSPDGFEELFRDHLEEADIPFSISSVSHANEPLYSVARGGLVAARSDEDVDPQEAASDEATEEEDTEAAAANE
- a CDS encoding METTL5 family protein — protein: MAPSRRTLARELESLADFPDPSPDLEQYLTPPEVAAHVCHLAGLQGDLERPVVDLGTGTGMLAIAASLAGADRVLGIDVDPDALARARDNAARVGSDIEWTVGDATRPPVASDESNVTVVANPPFGAQRGNRHADRAFLETARSIAAVSYTIHNEGSKEFVESYAADESGEVTHAFRAPFPIEKRFDFHTEKQATLEAEVFRIEWR
- a CDS encoding halocyanin, whose protein sequence is MSSATGEEESPQVRRIEHDEFDPLGTLALIALYFAILVLLWTFTYFVEFLGNPPTPGVLL
- a CDS encoding cytochrome c oxidase subunit II, giving the protein MKIHQYERLWLVGAMVLIVGFILTITYGSVGLGISMVDDEADALAPGDIGEDERFEEPRVEQVGENQYEVYVVAMTFIFQPDPIEIPAESEVTFYVTSQDVIHSFTVVGTNTNTMVIPGEVSTLTVEFDDPGEYGVICNEYCGSGHHDMEAQLFVLEDGEFDLTELEVEADEAVALDEEIELTATVENRQFDSIEETVTIEIGEESFEETISIDGEESENVTVTVDADDLEGDDHDWAVEVTDESESGTVTVGEEDGTDTDGEHDAGGDGDG
- a CDS encoding ABC transporter permease; the encoded protein is MTLGVLVRTRAVVGVAAAQLRRSPGRTALAVFAVALAVLAVTLLAGLGVGVVETGEDGLDNADRDIWISSEPIDPAATGTENPIVGAHATSAELAGRDDVTAASPIGLQDVYVGTDPDALERRPAVGVQQTHDGFDFQDGEGFETPDEVYETDGLHNQPTTDEIVLDPRVAENLDAAVGDTLYVGTSRQTAPEYEFTVAGISDYYSQYLGSETVTMPLVDLQAVAGTAGTDRATFLTADVADDADRETVAADLDASYPEYDVRSSDEQVAAMIGDQPLVVASGATLVGLAVLGGVVLTVNLFALVAAQQREQLAALRALGLSRWFLAGTIGAQGLVIGLLGGLAGLAATPVLATGLNRIGTEVVSFDDLVRTPSGVYVVGLAVALVVGTLVALLAGWRASRYARISHLEE